Proteins from a single region of Pyxidicoccus trucidator:
- a CDS encoding efflux RND transporter periplasmic adaptor subunit: MRRAQVGGTTLGWRPGLLLAVACALAGCSKGSGGAAPTVEPVVTLGQENVARAEPQELRSGPGISGTLQARKAAAVRAEVGGTILDIKAEQGQTVKQGQELARIEVLSQMDQLLAARSAVRAASTALQVARAEEERSAKLAEAGVITRRDFERIQLSVSQAQGQLAEARSRVALAQEQVGRSRITAPFDGVVSERQASAGDVVQPGTPLFTVVDPRTLRLEASVPAARLEQVKVGTSVEFQVTGYGERAFTGKVERINPVVDPATGQVRLYVAIPNTDLQLLAGLFAEGRVASQSRQALAVPVDAVDTTRGETSVLRVQSERVQRVPVKLGLRDDVAEWVEVRSGLQAGDVVLLGSARDEVGEGSRVKVDAPSPGAKPVEDEGPGVGGSAAPPAP; this comes from the coding sequence GTGAGACGAGCCCAGGTAGGTGGAACGACGCTTGGCTGGAGGCCCGGGCTGCTGCTGGCGGTGGCCTGTGCCCTGGCGGGTTGCAGCAAGGGCTCGGGAGGCGCGGCGCCGACCGTGGAGCCGGTGGTGACGCTCGGGCAGGAGAATGTGGCCCGCGCCGAGCCACAGGAGCTGCGCTCCGGCCCCGGCATCTCCGGCACGCTCCAGGCGCGCAAGGCGGCGGCGGTCCGCGCCGAGGTCGGCGGCACCATCCTCGACATCAAGGCCGAGCAGGGCCAGACGGTGAAGCAGGGGCAGGAGCTGGCGCGCATCGAGGTCCTCAGCCAGATGGACCAGCTCCTCGCCGCGCGCTCGGCGGTGCGGGCGGCCAGCACCGCGCTCCAGGTGGCCCGGGCCGAGGAGGAGCGCAGCGCGAAGCTGGCGGAGGCCGGCGTCATCACCCGGCGGGACTTCGAGCGCATCCAGCTCTCCGTCTCCCAGGCGCAGGGGCAGCTCGCGGAGGCCCGCTCGAGGGTGGCGCTGGCGCAGGAGCAGGTGGGCCGCTCGCGCATCACCGCGCCCTTCGACGGCGTGGTGAGCGAGCGCCAGGCGAGCGCGGGCGATGTCGTGCAGCCCGGCACGCCCCTCTTCACGGTGGTGGATCCGCGCACGCTGCGGCTGGAGGCCTCGGTGCCGGCCGCGCGCCTGGAGCAGGTGAAGGTCGGCACGTCCGTGGAGTTCCAGGTCACCGGCTACGGTGAGCGCGCCTTCACCGGCAAGGTGGAGCGCATCAACCCCGTGGTGGACCCGGCCACCGGCCAGGTGCGCCTCTACGTGGCCATTCCCAACACGGACCTGCAGCTGCTGGCGGGCCTCTTCGCGGAGGGACGCGTGGCCTCGCAGTCGCGGCAGGCGCTCGCGGTGCCGGTGGATGCCGTCGACACCACGCGCGGCGAGACGTCCGTGCTGCGCGTCCAGTCCGAGCGCGTGCAGCGCGTGCCCGTGAAGCTCGGGCTGCGGGACGACGTCGCGGAGTGGGTGGAGGTCCGCTCCGGGCTGCAGGCGGGAGACGTGGTGCTGCTCGGCTCGGCGCGAGACGAGGTGGGCGAGGGCTCGCGCGTGAAGGTGGACGCGCCGTCCCCGGGCGCGAAGCCCGTGGAGGACGAAGGTCCGGGCGTGGGCGGCTCGGCAGCTCCACCCGCGCCCTGA
- a CDS encoding ADYC domain-containing protein, with product MGARRAVQAAVVAWGLVGCAGGVTESETPLQSRVAELASPNGRNLNGRNLNGRNLNGSELGQVLVSVSFAGAHASATADDPMSSVWLQGSVFHGYDAGQEVSGTAFLGARFVGNLGDGQKVDLRVDEVQPGTEANADVWSYRVSFLDTVDGLWKPACPAADGSALNAIPVMGRWNYQQGVAGGGARIDDPTVFTFACEDAAIAKCVRFGYRPWETAADGRSLADHHQACTRMVRADFCGDGTSHTVDGNWVNLYDAVGVQQDTESWLLEAEWNAEGARCSSSSTRAPAPVSCPNKPQLSGCGQTGHFRTGTLLMSEVPAATTP from the coding sequence ATGGGCGCGAGGCGGGCGGTGCAGGCGGCGGTGGTGGCCTGGGGGTTGGTGGGGTGCGCGGGTGGGGTGACGGAGTCTGAGACTCCGCTGCAGTCCCGCGTGGCGGAGCTGGCCTCCCCCAACGGACGGAACCTCAACGGGCGCAACCTCAACGGACGCAACCTCAACGGCTCCGAGCTGGGACAGGTGCTCGTCTCGGTGAGCTTCGCGGGAGCCCACGCCTCGGCGACGGCGGATGACCCGATGAGCTCGGTGTGGCTCCAGGGCAGCGTCTTCCACGGCTACGACGCGGGCCAGGAGGTGTCCGGCACGGCCTTCCTCGGCGCGCGCTTCGTCGGCAACCTGGGCGACGGCCAGAAGGTGGACCTGCGGGTGGACGAGGTCCAGCCGGGCACCGAGGCGAACGCGGACGTGTGGTCCTACCGCGTCTCCTTCCTCGACACGGTGGACGGCCTCTGGAAGCCCGCGTGCCCCGCGGCGGATGGCTCGGCGCTGAACGCCATTCCCGTCATGGGACGCTGGAACTACCAGCAGGGCGTGGCCGGCGGCGGCGCGCGCATCGACGACCCCACCGTCTTCACCTTCGCGTGCGAGGACGCGGCCATCGCCAAGTGCGTGCGCTTCGGCTACCGGCCCTGGGAGACGGCGGCGGATGGGCGCAGCCTCGCGGACCACCACCAGGCCTGCACGCGCATGGTGCGCGCGGACTTCTGCGGGGACGGCACCTCGCACACGGTGGATGGGAACTGGGTGAACCTCTACGACGCGGTGGGCGTGCAGCAGGACACCGAGTCATGGCTGCTGGAGGCCGAGTGGAACGCCGAGGGCGCCCGCTGCTCCTCCTCCTCGACGCGCGCCCCCGCGCCGGTGAGCTGCCCGAACAAGCCGCAGCTGTCGGGCTGTGGCCAGACAGGGCACTTCCGCACCGGCACGCTCCTCATGAGCGAGGTGCCCGCGGCCACGACGCCGTAG
- a CDS encoding 4-alpha-glucanotransferase, which yields MAQAPLPEDHHRLVTEALAALDIHNCVLSIHDPSFPSLPEEDTGWGSPYSEGAASYLAFARELGFNGIQLGPQGQTTEFNASPYDGTLFSRNVLNVALAPLEEPEPWGALLPRGRVAALVASRPRGVSPGERYRHAFRTQLAALHEAWESFRRQRGAPDASPAILGLAGRFATFRQQHHAWLLRDALFDVLCEEKHEPDWRRWGDSLDGRLWSPRQEEEAAAAARLVELESRYTEALERYAFFQFLVHAQHQGLRERTVGWRLKLYGDLQIGFSPRDTWAWQGLFLRRYLMGAPPSRTNPDGQPWNYPVLDPEQYYEPDDAGVAAGQRTGPVLRFMNARMDKMLGEYDGLRLDHPHGLVCPWVYRADLPDALWAVQHGGRLFSSPDLPDHPDLARYALVHPAQLDRTVPRHADGEVKYLTPEQVRRYSVLFDTVVGAARRNGRDLGDLLGEVLSTLPYPLERVLAQYGLGRFRVTQKADLNNPADVYRSENVAPEDWVMVGNHDTKSLWRLVAEWQWRGTLKAQADYLAWRLCPEEAEREDFARKLSADPGLLAQAKLADLFASRARNVMVFFTDLLGMTETYNTPGTVDERNWSLRVPSDWAREYRERLRGDAALNVPAALAMALRARGTETRQRHRALLAGLDRLADALRTPVQGVPCGNGR from the coding sequence ATGGCTCAAGCGCCGCTGCCCGAAGACCATCACCGACTCGTGACCGAGGCCCTGGCCGCGCTCGACATCCACAACTGCGTGTTGAGCATCCACGACCCGAGCTTTCCCAGTCTCCCGGAGGAAGACACGGGCTGGGGCTCGCCGTACTCCGAGGGCGCCGCGAGCTACCTCGCCTTCGCGCGGGAGCTGGGCTTCAACGGCATCCAGCTCGGGCCGCAGGGACAGACCACGGAGTTCAACGCGTCGCCGTATGACGGCACGCTCTTCTCGCGCAACGTCCTCAACGTCGCGCTCGCGCCGCTGGAGGAGCCCGAGCCCTGGGGCGCACTCCTCCCGCGCGGGCGCGTGGCCGCCCTCGTCGCCAGTCGTCCGCGCGGCGTCAGCCCGGGTGAGCGCTATCGCCACGCGTTCCGCACACAGCTCGCCGCGCTGCACGAGGCGTGGGAGTCCTTCCGCCGCCAGCGCGGGGCGCCCGACGCCTCGCCGGCCATCCTCGGGCTGGCGGGGCGCTTCGCCACCTTCCGACAGCAGCACCACGCCTGGCTCCTCCGTGACGCCCTCTTCGACGTGCTGTGCGAGGAGAAGCACGAGCCGGACTGGAGGCGCTGGGGTGACTCGCTGGATGGGCGGCTGTGGAGCCCCCGCCAGGAAGAGGAAGCCGCGGCGGCCGCGCGTCTCGTGGAGCTGGAGTCCCGGTACACGGAGGCGCTGGAGCGCTACGCCTTCTTCCAATTCCTCGTGCACGCGCAGCACCAGGGCCTGCGTGAGCGCACGGTGGGGTGGCGGCTGAAGCTGTACGGCGACCTGCAGATTGGCTTCTCGCCGCGCGACACGTGGGCGTGGCAGGGGCTCTTCCTGCGCAGGTACCTCATGGGCGCGCCGCCCAGCCGCACCAACCCGGATGGCCAGCCCTGGAACTACCCCGTGTTGGACCCGGAGCAGTACTACGAGCCCGACGACGCGGGCGTGGCGGCCGGGCAGCGGACCGGTCCGGTGCTGCGCTTCATGAACGCGCGCATGGACAAGATGCTCGGCGAGTACGACGGGCTGCGCCTGGACCATCCGCACGGGCTGGTGTGTCCCTGGGTGTACCGCGCGGACCTGCCGGACGCGCTGTGGGCCGTGCAGCACGGGGGGCGTCTGTTCTCCTCACCTGACCTGCCGGACCACCCGGACCTGGCGCGCTACGCCCTGGTGCACCCGGCGCAGCTGGACCGCACGGTGCCGCGCCATGCCGACGGAGAGGTGAAGTACCTCACCCCCGAGCAGGTGCGCCGCTACAGCGTCCTCTTCGACACCGTGGTGGGCGCGGCGCGGCGCAACGGGAGAGACCTCGGCGACCTGCTGGGCGAGGTGCTCAGCACGCTGCCGTATCCCCTGGAGCGCGTGCTGGCGCAGTACGGGCTGGGGCGCTTCCGCGTGACGCAGAAGGCGGACCTGAACAACCCGGCGGACGTGTACCGCAGTGAGAACGTGGCGCCCGAGGACTGGGTGATGGTGGGCAACCACGACACGAAGTCGCTGTGGCGCCTGGTGGCGGAGTGGCAGTGGCGAGGCACGCTGAAGGCACAGGCGGACTACCTCGCGTGGCGCCTGTGTCCGGAGGAAGCCGAGCGGGAGGACTTCGCGCGGAAGCTGTCAGCGGACCCGGGACTGCTCGCACAGGCGAAGCTGGCGGACCTGTTCGCCAGCCGTGCACGCAACGTCATGGTGTTCTTCACGGACCTGCTGGGAATGACGGAGACGTACAACACGCCGGGCACGGTGGACGAGCGGAACTGGTCCCTGCGCGTGCCGTCCGACTGGGCGCGCGAGTACCGCGAGCGGCTCCGAGGGGATGCGGCGCTGAATGTCCCCGCCGCGCTGGCCATGGCCCTGCGTGCGAGAGGCACGGAGACGCGCCAGCGGCACCGCGCCCTGCTCGCGGGTCTGGACCGACTCGCGGACGCGCTGCGCACGCCTGTGCAAGGAGTGCCCTGCGGGAACGGGCGCTGA
- a CDS encoding efflux RND transporter permease subunit → MFISDFAIKRPIVTITAMMALVVFGLVALWQLETDEFPDVQQPIINVTIVYPGASPDTVEREIVEPIEDAIFAISGVDPKETTSSATDGLATFTVFFEFEKDIQEASQDIRDAISSKRADLPQEMEEPILTRFDPADQPIVSLTLTSEQLDVAALSRVADPLVVGELRSVPGVAQADVVGDVEREMTVQLSPKALQAAGLSLAEVVGALEAQNLAAPVGRINAPLSEASIRLKGRLGDVKDFQDMVVATRNGQVIRLGQVADVFVGSEEPRTLALYDGAEAVGIDVLKTKGYSTTEVADAVRARVEALQKRLPAGVKLAIVRDAGVRVEESVENVQSALLEGALLTVLVVFIFLNSWRSTVITGLALPVSVLAAFISVWAFGFTLNTMSLLGLTLAIGILIDDAIVVRENIVRHIEMGKDHYTASREGTAEIGLAVSATTFSIVAVFVPVAFMYGVAGQWFKPFALTIACAVLVSLFVSFSLDPMLSAYWPDPQVEQGARRGFISRQLSRFNTWFDRQADRYKRVIAWALDHRLAMVLVAVGSLVGALGLQATVGGAGFVPVSDRGEVEVLVETPPGSSLDYTRRKVEEVVRRARAHPEVAYTYSTIGVPLPLSAPGVDQALVYVRLKPKSEREVSQDALGKIFRDELKTLGGARISVFTSGFGGAFKQIQLELRGPDQKVLSQLAEQVQKEMEAVPGAVDVGLSTRGQKPELEVELNRGLAGQLGVTVGQVAQVLRPAFAGLDVGDWVDPIGETRDVMIRLAPEARDNPNDLEQLPIAVARAEEGPPRLVPLGQVADIRQTLGPAQITHLDRERVINIQANTQGRSLTEVMTDIQERVTAVPLPAGYTLTTGGESADQAEVFTRVFIALGVAVLLMYLILVIQFGSFLDPLAILLSLPLSLIGVVLALLITRDTLNIMSLIGVILLMGIVAKNAILLIDFAKWSHEKGMPLREALIEAGRIRLRPIIMTTLALVAGMIPVAIGAGEGGDFRAPLGRAVIGGTITSTLLTLLVIPTVYEILVDGRTWMSRKLRKVFHMRPPEQHGPPHGGGGEPRPVPQARQD, encoded by the coding sequence GTGTTCATTTCCGATTTCGCAATCAAACGCCCCATCGTCACCATCACCGCGATGATGGCCCTGGTCGTCTTCGGCCTCGTGGCCCTCTGGCAGCTGGAGACGGACGAGTTCCCCGACGTCCAGCAGCCCATCATCAACGTCACCATCGTCTACCCGGGTGCGTCACCGGACACGGTGGAGCGCGAAATCGTCGAGCCGATTGAAGACGCCATCTTCGCCATCAGCGGCGTGGACCCGAAGGAGACGACGTCCAGCGCCACCGATGGCCTGGCCACCTTCACGGTGTTCTTCGAGTTCGAGAAGGACATCCAGGAGGCGTCGCAGGACATCCGCGATGCCATCTCCAGCAAGCGGGCGGACCTGCCGCAGGAGATGGAGGAGCCCATCCTCACGCGGTTCGACCCGGCGGACCAGCCCATCGTCTCGCTGACGCTCACCTCGGAGCAGCTCGACGTGGCGGCGCTGTCCCGGGTGGCGGACCCGCTGGTGGTGGGCGAGCTGCGCTCGGTGCCCGGCGTGGCGCAGGCGGACGTGGTGGGCGACGTCGAGCGGGAGATGACGGTGCAGCTCAGTCCGAAAGCGCTCCAGGCCGCGGGCCTATCGCTGGCGGAAGTCGTGGGGGCCCTGGAGGCGCAGAACCTGGCGGCGCCGGTGGGCCGCATCAACGCGCCGCTGTCGGAGGCGTCCATCCGCCTCAAGGGCCGGCTGGGGGACGTGAAGGACTTCCAGGACATGGTGGTGGCCACGCGCAACGGGCAGGTCATCCGGCTGGGGCAGGTGGCGGACGTCTTCGTGGGCTCGGAGGAGCCGCGCACGCTCGCGCTCTATGACGGCGCGGAGGCGGTGGGCATCGACGTGCTGAAGACCAAGGGCTACAGCACCACCGAGGTGGCGGACGCGGTGCGCGCGCGGGTGGAGGCCCTGCAGAAGCGGCTGCCGGCGGGAGTGAAGCTGGCCATCGTCCGCGACGCGGGCGTGCGCGTGGAGGAGTCGGTGGAGAACGTGCAGTCGGCGCTGCTGGAGGGCGCGCTGCTCACGGTGCTGGTGGTGTTCATCTTCCTGAACTCGTGGCGCTCCACCGTCATCACCGGCCTGGCGCTGCCGGTGAGCGTGCTGGCGGCCTTCATCAGCGTCTGGGCGTTCGGCTTCACGCTCAACACCATGTCGCTGCTGGGCCTGACGCTGGCCATCGGCATCCTCATCGACGACGCGATTGTCGTGCGTGAGAACATCGTCCGCCACATCGAGATGGGGAAGGACCACTACACGGCGTCGCGCGAGGGCACCGCGGAAATCGGGCTCGCGGTGTCGGCGACCACCTTCTCCATCGTCGCGGTGTTCGTCCCGGTGGCCTTCATGTACGGCGTCGCCGGGCAGTGGTTCAAGCCCTTCGCCCTGACGATTGCGTGCGCGGTGCTGGTGTCGCTGTTCGTCTCCTTCTCGCTGGACCCGATGCTGAGCGCGTACTGGCCGGACCCGCAGGTGGAGCAGGGCGCGCGGCGCGGCTTCATCTCCCGGCAGTTGTCGCGCTTCAATACGTGGTTCGACCGGCAGGCGGACCGCTACAAGCGCGTCATCGCCTGGGCGCTGGACCACCGGCTGGCCATGGTGCTGGTGGCGGTGGGCTCGCTGGTGGGTGCGCTGGGGTTGCAGGCCACGGTGGGCGGCGCGGGCTTCGTGCCGGTGAGCGACCGCGGAGAGGTGGAGGTGCTGGTGGAGACGCCGCCGGGCTCCAGCCTGGACTACACGCGGCGCAAGGTGGAGGAGGTGGTCCGCCGCGCCCGCGCGCACCCGGAAGTCGCATACACGTACAGCACCATCGGCGTGCCGCTGCCGCTCAGCGCGCCGGGCGTGGACCAGGCGCTGGTGTACGTGCGGCTCAAGCCGAAGTCAGAGCGGGAGGTGAGCCAGGATGCGCTCGGCAAAATCTTCCGCGACGAGCTGAAGACGCTCGGCGGCGCGCGAATCTCCGTGTTCACCTCCGGCTTCGGCGGCGCCTTCAAGCAGATTCAGCTGGAGCTGCGGGGGCCGGACCAGAAGGTGCTGTCGCAGCTCGCGGAGCAGGTGCAGAAGGAGATGGAGGCGGTGCCGGGCGCGGTGGACGTGGGGCTGTCCACGCGCGGGCAGAAGCCGGAGCTGGAGGTGGAGCTGAACCGCGGGCTGGCGGGGCAGCTCGGGGTGACGGTGGGGCAGGTGGCCCAGGTGCTGCGGCCGGCCTTCGCGGGTCTGGACGTGGGGGACTGGGTGGACCCCATTGGAGAGACTCGGGACGTCATGATTCGGCTGGCGCCCGAGGCGCGTGACAATCCGAACGACCTGGAGCAGCTCCCCATCGCCGTGGCCAGAGCAGAGGAGGGCCCACCCCGGCTGGTGCCGCTGGGACAGGTGGCGGACATCCGGCAGACGCTGGGGCCGGCGCAGATTACGCACCTGGACCGCGAGCGCGTCATCAACATCCAGGCGAACACGCAGGGGCGCTCGCTGACGGAGGTGATGACGGACATCCAGGAGCGGGTGACGGCGGTGCCGCTGCCGGCTGGCTACACGCTGACGACGGGCGGTGAGTCCGCGGACCAGGCGGAGGTCTTCACGCGGGTGTTCATCGCGCTCGGGGTGGCGGTGCTGCTGATGTACCTCATCCTGGTCATCCAGTTCGGCTCGTTCCTGGACCCGCTGGCCATCCTCCTGTCGCTGCCGCTGTCGCTCATCGGCGTGGTGCTGGCGCTGCTGATTACGCGCGACACGCTCAACATCATGAGCCTCATCGGCGTCATCCTGCTGATGGGCATCGTCGCGAAGAACGCCATCCTCCTCATCGACTTCGCGAAGTGGTCGCACGAGAAGGGCATGCCGCTGCGCGAGGCGCTCATCGAAGCGGGACGCATCCGCCTGCGGCCCATCATCATGACGACGCTGGCGCTGGTGGCCGGCATGATTCCGGTGGCCATTGGCGCGGGCGAGGGCGGCGACTTCCGCGCGCCGCTGGGCCGCGCGGTGATTGGCGGAACGATTACGTCCACGTTGCTGACGCTGCTGGTGATTCCGACGGTGTACGAAATCCTCGTGGACGGGCGCACGTGGATGAGCCGCAAGCTGCGCAAGGTCTTCCACATGCGTCCCCCGGAGCAGCACGGCCCGCCCCACGGTGGCGGCGGCGAGCCCCGTCCGGTGCCCCAGGCCCGGCAGGACTGA